The genomic interval GAGCAACAGGATCGAAGGATGACGAATCAAGGCTTGGGCAATGGCGACAAGCTGCGCCTGACCACCGCTCAATTCTTGAATCATACGATTGGCGACGCTCGTCAGCGCCATCTCTTCTAACAGCGAATGGACGCACTGAGCGTCCGTCGAAGAAATTCGCCAACTGAGATCATGTAGCCGCCCTAATAGTACCGTTTCAAAAACGGTCAGCCCCCCGCGATGGAAGCCAGCCTGAGGTAAATACCCGATGGCTTGAGAGATTTCACGCCGTGAATATTCGCGAATTGATCGCCCCATCAACGAGATATGGCCTGTTGGCGACAGGACGCCGCACAGGCATTTTAGTAAGGTCGATTTTCCCGCAGCATTGGGCCCCACCAGTCCTGTGACGCCGGGGGCAAAGGAAAGACTCACCTGATTGAGAACACGGCGGGGGCCATACTGAAACGACACGTCGGCCGCATGCAACGTCATGGCCGAGTTCTCCGCGTCCAGATCGCCATGGCTGCAAAGACAGGCGAGCCGATGGCCGCCGTCACAATTCCAATGGGAAACACGGTTCCCGGGACGACCGTCTTGCAGAGTACCGCTGCAAGCGAAACGAGCAATGCTCCGAAGCCCGCCGAGAGAACGATAAAAAAACGCTGATCTTCACCAACCGCCATTCGCGCGAGATGAGGAGCGACCAATCCAACAAACCCGATTGAACCGGTGAAGCAGACAGCAGTCGCGGTCAAGACCGAAACAACAAGGATCGTCTGCAA from Schlesneria paludicola DSM 18645 carries:
- a CDS encoding ABC transporter ATP-binding protein, coding for MTLHAADVSFQYGPRRVLNQVSLSFAPGVTGLVGPNAAGKSTLLKCLCGVLSPTGHISLMGRSIREYSRREISQAIGYLPQAGFHRGGLTVFETVLLGRLHDLSWRISSTDAQCVHSLLEEMALTSVANRMIQELSGGQAQLVAIAQALIRHPSILLLDEPTSNLDLRRQFEICSRIQQITKSRGVITVISLHDLNLAARFADHIAVLRDGAIYAAGTPSDVLTAKMMADVYQVDTEVTHDSSGNPTVFVRGPSLGVPSV